The genomic stretch GCAACGAAAGTTTCGACGAAATTGCGAGCGGCGGCATCGTCGACCTGTTCGAACCAGATGCCGGCGCCCTTGCCGGCGCGGTAGCGCGAACGATAGAGCGCCAATGCCTTGAGCTTGCCGTCATGCGCGAGCGCATAGGCGCTGATCTCTTCGCCGACGACGAAACGTTGCGCCACCCACGGCGCCGCTGCCGAAGGGCTGATGGCGTTGAGCGCGGAAGATGGCGGTCGCAGCAGCACATGACTGGCAAAACGCGACCAGACCGGCTTGAACACCAGCTCGCGCGAACGGCCGCGAACCGCCTCGATATCGTCGTCGGATCGCAGAAGTGTCGTTTCGGGCACGGCAAGGCCAAAACCTTGCGCCAAGCCGATGAATGCGTGCTTGTCATGAACCCGGGTCAGCAATTCCATGTCCGGCGCGAGCAGTCGGGCCGGCATAGCCCGATCGCGCCAAAGTGCGCCGAGGTAGAATATTTCTTCGCAAGTCGGGATGACCAGTTCCACCGCCTCGGTGCGAACAAGGTCCGCCACGGCCTGGAAATAGGCCTGCGGCGCAAAACGCGGCGGCGGCAGACGATGATAGGAGGCGCAGGCGGCGCTCGCGGCGGCAATCGGACTGGCCGGGCTGTCGGCCAGGATCACCCTCAGGCCGGCGCCATCCAGCAGCCGCGCCAGATGCAGCGCCACCGGTGCGCGAGCGCCTGTGATCAGCACCGTATAAGTGCGCATCAGAGCAGTATCATGGCCATAGGCATTGGCCGCCCCAAGATTCAGTCCAAACCGCGCTTGCCGCGCTTGAGCCTGGTGGCGCCGGAGCGCGCCTCCAGTGCCTTTTCCACTTCCCGCTTCAGCTCATCCTTGATGTCGGCCGTCTCGGTCATCAAGGCGTCGATCTTCATGAAATCGAGCACACGGAACTTCGACACTGCTGGGCGGACCAATATGTCGGGGCGGCACTGTTTCAGCTTGTTGGCGATGATCGACTGCATCATCAGTTGGGTAGCGCCGAACATCAGGTCGACGGAGGTGGGCTGCTTGCGATCGACTTCTTCGGGCGCGCCGACCACGTCGACGCCGATGATGATGTCGGCGTCGTTCTCTATGAGATCAAACGGCACGGGGTTGTAGATGCCGCCATCGATCAGCAGCCTGCCGTCACGCGTCACCGGGCGGAACACGGCGGGAATGGCGGCCGAGGCGGCAAGCGCGGAATGCAGGTCGCCTTCGTCGAACACGGCGAGCTTGTGGCCGAAATAATCGGTCGCCGTCACCTTCAGCGGGATTTTAAGCGCGGCGAAGGTTTCGGGAATGGCCTCGGGCAGAAACGCCTTGAGGATGCGCTCGACATTGAACTGGCTGACCCGGATGCCGCCCTGCATGGCTTCGGCGATCGTGCCCGGTCGGGCCCGCCACATGCGGCTCGCCACTTCGGCGCGGCGGCCGAGGATCGAGCGGGCGTAGTCGTGGATGTCCTTGCCTGTCATGCCGGCGGCCATGCCGGCGCCCATGATGGCGCCGATCGACGAGCCGGCGATCGCCACCGGTTTTATGCCGAGTTCGTCCAGCGCCTCGATGACATGGATATGCGCCAGGCCCCGCGCGCCGCCGCCGCCGAAGGCTATGCCGAAGGTCGGGCTCATCCCTTGCCGGCCCCGGCCAGCGGCGGTCCGACCACCATAATGGTCGGCTCGGCCGTCAGCAGCTTCTTCGCCGCCGCCTTGACCTGGTCGAGCGTCACCGCGTTGATGTAGCCGGCGCGGCGCTGCATGTAGTCGATACCGAGATCGTCGACCTGCAATTCGACCAGCGTCGCGGCGATGGAGCTCGAAGAGTCCAGATTGGTGATGGCATATGCGCCGATCAGGTATTTCTTGGTCGCCGCCAGTTCAGCTTCGGTCGGGCCGTCCTGCGCCAACTGCTTGACTACATCGCGCACGATGCCGAGCGTCTCAGCCGCGCGGTCGGAGCGCGTTCCGGTGGTGACGATCAGCGCGTCGGCATGGTCCTGGTTGACCAGCGAGGAATTGACGCCATAGGCCAGCCCGCGCTTTTCGCGCACCTCCTGGAACAGGCGCGAGGTGAAGGTGCCGCCGCCGAGGATCTCGTTCATCAGCACGGCGGGGAAGAAATCCGCCGATTTGCGCTTCACGCCCGGCCAGGCGAGTTGCAGCGAGGTCTGCGGCAGGTCGTAATTGACCTCGAGATGCTGCGCCAGCTTCGGCTCGACATCGGCGACCGGGGCGAGCGCCTGTTTCTCAGGCAGGTCGCCGAACACCATGTCCAGCTTCTTCTTCAGCGTCTCGGCATCGATGGCGCCGACCACGGCGATATGCAGGCCGCCGCGCGCGAAGACCGCCTTGTGCAGGGCCTTCAGATCGTCCTGCGTGATGGCGGCGACGCTCTGCCTGGTGCCCTGGTCGGAGCGCGAATAGGGGTGGTCGCCATAGACGGCGCGCGCCCATTTGCTCTGCGCCACCGTGTCGGGGTCGTTCTCGTTGGCGATGATGCCGGACAGGATCTGGGCGCGGATGCGGTCGATCGGCGCCTGGTCGAAATGCGGCTCGTTGACCGCCAGCCGCAACAGCTCGAACGCCTCGTCGCGCTGCTCGGACAGCATGCGCATCGAGCCATAGATGCCGTCTCGGCTCTCTTCGAAGCCCATCTCGGCGCCGGCATCGTCGAGCTTGATCTGGAAGGCTTCCGAATCGAGGGGGCCAGCACCCTCGTCAAATAGGCCGGTCATCAGATTGGCCAGGCCTTCCTTGCCAACCGGATCCTGCGTCGAGCCGCCACCGAAGACGAAACGGACGGCGACGATCGGTACCGAATAATCCTCCACCAGCCAGGCGGTCACGCCCTTTGACGAGGTGACGGACTGGATGTCCATGGCGCGGGCGGCAAGTGCGGGCAGGATCAGGAAGAGGATGGAGAGGAAGAGGGTTGCAAGAGCGTGCAGGGTCTTGCCTTCTCCCCTTGTGGGAGAAGTCAACGCGCCGCTGAACTGGTTCGTCATCATCAATTCCCCGCCTGTTGCTGCGGCAAGAGATAGCCGGTAGTCGAGCGGGCCAGCACCAGATAGCGCGCGGCGGCGGCCTTGACCTCGTCCGCCGTGACCTTGCGGATGCGATCCGGCCATTGCTGGACATCCTGCACATTGCCGCCTGTGGCCAGCGTCGAGCCATAGATTTGGGCCATGGAGTCCTGCTTGTCGCGGGCAAAGACCATCGACCTGATATAGCGGTCCTTGGCCTTTTCGAGCTCGTCCGCCGTGACGCCAGCGCTGGCGATGCGCGCTACCTCGGCATCGACCGCGGCCTCAACATCGGCCAGCTTGGCGTCGCCGCGCGGCGCGCCATAGACGGTGAAGTTGGTGTCGTCGAGCATGGTGCCCTGAAAGAACGCGCCGGCGCTGGAAGCGATGCCTTGCTGGACGACCAGCGCCTGGTAGAGCCGGCTGCGGTTGCCGCCGCCGAGGATTTCGGCCAGCAGGTCGAGCGCTTCGGCCTCGCCCGGCTTTGCGGTGTGATAGGACGGCACCACCCATTGCGTCGAGAAACTCGGCACGCTGACGCGTGCGTCGGTGAGCGTGACGGTGCGCTTGGTGTTCTGCTCTGGCTCGACCGGGCGGATGCGCGGCGGCAGGTCCGGCCCGCGCGCCACCTTGCCATAGGTCTTCTCAGCCAGCGCCTTCACCGTGCCCGGTTCGACATCGCCGGCCACGATCAGCACGGCGTTGTTGGGCCGGTAGTATTTGTCATAGAAAGCGGTGGCGTCGATGCGGTTCAGCTGCTCCATCTCCTGCATCCAGCCGATGACCGGAATGCGGTACGGCTGGTTCTGCCATAGCGTCGCATCGACTTCTTCGTCGAGCACCGCCTGCGGGTTGTTGTCGATGCGCGAGCGGCGCTCTTCGAGGATGACATCGCGCTCGGTCTTGATGACGTCATCGGTGAGGATGAGGTTGCGCATGCGGTCGGCTTCAAAACTCATCATCAGCTCGAGCGCCGAGGGCGCCACCGTCTCGTGGAAGGCGGTGTAGTCGTAGGACGTGAAGGCGTTGTTGGAGCCGCCAATGTCGGAGACGGCACGGTCGAACTCGCCCGCCGCGTGATGGGTGGTCGCCTTGAACATCAGATGCTCGAAGAAATGGGCGATGCCGGATTTGCCGGGCGGCTCGTCGGCGCTGCCGATCTTGTACCAGACCATATGGGTGACGATCGGCGCGCGATGGTCGGGAATGACGACCACTTCCATGCCGTTATCGAGCAGGAAATCCGTCACCCTGAACTCTGCCGGCTTCGTGCCGGGCGGCACGGCGCTATCTGCCAGTGCGGAGCCGGTGAGCGTGAAGGCCAGCGACGTTGCCAGCAGTGTTGTGCGCAGCCATTCAGCCTGAAATGTCATCAACGGCTCCGGTTCGTAGAGCAGTTCAGCGTTTCACGGAAACGCTGAACTGCTCTATCTCTTTGTTCTGACGCAATTCCGTACGGAAAACCGCATAACACTTTTCCTGGAATTGCTTGGGTACGACGATAGGGCAAGGTGCTGGCGACAAGCAAAGTGAATTGTTGTTGCCGGCAAAGGCGGCGGCAAAGAGGCCGGCGGATCAGGCGGCCTCGATGAAGCGGATGATGGTTTCGCCATAGTTGCGTTCATCCAGCACGGAAAAGCCGGGGCCAGGCTCGAAGGGCACCGCCGCCGTCTCCTCGACCACGCAGAGCGCGCCGGGCCGCAGCCAGCCGCCGGCTTTCGCTGACTGCAAGGCACGCTCGCCAAGGCCTTTGCCATAGGGCGGATCGGCGAAGACGAGGCCGAACGGCGCCAGTGTGCCCGCCTCGCCAAGGCCGGTAGCGTCACGGCGAAAAATCTTGGTGCGGCCGGTCAGGCCGAAGGCCTCGACATTGTCGCGGATCAGGCCGCGGCCCTCGGCCGATTCCTCAATGAAGACGCCATAGGACGCGCCGCGCGACAGCGCTTCGAGACCAAGCGCCCCTGTGCCGGCGAACAGGTCCAGCACGCGCGCGCCGTCCAGCTGTCCGCCATAGCGATGTGCCAGCACGTTGAAGACGGCCTCGCGGGTGCGGTCGGTCGTCGGACGTATGGTACTGCTACGCGGCGTCGCCAGTGGACGCCCGCGAAACTCACCGCCGACGATCCTCATCTGGCCTTGGGACCCCTGGGACCGCTGCGCGGCCGGTCACCACCGCCGCCGGCCGGACGCTCGCCACGCGGCTTGCCGAATGGCTTTGCGCCAGCCGGTGTGCCACCGGGCTTGCCATAAGACGGCTTGAACGAAGCCTTGCGCGCCTTGGCGTCTGCCGCTTTGGCGGCGTCGGCTTCCGCCCTGCCCTTGCCGATCGGCCGGGCCCCTGGCGCCATCCAGACATTGGCCTTGCGCTGGCCGGGCGGCTCGATCGGCCGCTGCTCACGCTCGGTTTTCTTTCCGCCAAAACCGCCACGCGGCTTGTCGCCGAAGCCACCGCGCGGTTTGTCGCCAAAACTGCCGCGTGGATTGTCGCCAAAGCCGCCGCGTTCGGGCCTGGGGCCGCGTTCGCCAAAACTCTTTTGCGGCCTCTCGCCTCTGTCGGGACTGGTCGACAGCTTACCCAATGCCTCGTCGCGGCTGCCTTCCCTGCGCTTGCGGTTCTTGATCAGCCCGCCCTCGCCGATCGGCCGGCGCTCGCCGTCGCGGGTGAATTTCGGCCGTTCCGGCTCGGGCTCGCGAATCTCGGTGCGCCGCACCGGCTTGTTGGAAAACGGCTTGGTGACCTCGGCGTCGAAATTGGCCCCGGATTCCTCGACCAGGCGTTCACCAAGCTGGTCGCGCAGCACCCGACCCTTGATCTCCAGCACATGCCCCTCGGCGAGGTCATCGAGCTGGAACGGACCGTAGGAGATGCGGATCAGCCGCGTCACATCGAGGCCAAGCGAGCCAAGGATGTTCCTGACTTCGCGGTTCTTGCCTTCGCGCAGGCCGATTGTCAGCCAGGCGTTGGTGCCTTGCTCGCGGTCGAGCGTCGCCTCGATCGCGCCGTAGAAGACGCCGTCGACGGCAATGCCTTCGCGCAGGCCGGCGAGCGCGCTCTCCTCGACCTTGCCGTGGACACGCACGCGGTAGCGGCGCAGCCAGCCGGTGGCCGGCAGTTCGAGCACGCG from Mesorhizobium sp. NZP2077 encodes the following:
- a CDS encoding patatin-like phospholipase family protein, which produces MSPTFGIAFGGGGARGLAHIHVIEALDELGIKPVAIAGSSIGAIMGAGMAAGMTGKDIHDYARSILGRRAEVASRMWRARPGTIAEAMQGGIRVSQFNVERILKAFLPEAIPETFAALKIPLKVTATDYFGHKLAVFDEGDLHSALAASAAIPAVFRPVTRDGRLLIDGGIYNPVPFDLIENDADIIIGVDVVGAPEEVDRKQPTSVDLMFGATQLMMQSIIANKLKQCRPDILVRPAVSKFRVLDFMKIDALMTETADIKDELKREVEKALEARSGATRLKRGKRGLD
- a CDS encoding pitrilysin family protein: MTNQFSGALTSPTRGEGKTLHALATLFLSILFLILPALAARAMDIQSVTSSKGVTAWLVEDYSVPIVAVRFVFGGGSTQDPVGKEGLANLMTGLFDEGAGPLDSEAFQIKLDDAGAEMGFEESRDGIYGSMRMLSEQRDEAFELLRLAVNEPHFDQAPIDRIRAQILSGIIANENDPDTVAQSKWARAVYGDHPYSRSDQGTRQSVAAITQDDLKALHKAVFARGGLHIAVVGAIDAETLKKKLDMVFGDLPEKQALAPVADVEPKLAQHLEVNYDLPQTSLQLAWPGVKRKSADFFPAVLMNEILGGGTFTSRLFQEVREKRGLAYGVNSSLVNQDHADALIVTTGTRSDRAAETLGIVRDVVKQLAQDGPTEAELAATKKYLIGAYAITNLDSSSSIAATLVELQVDDLGIDYMQRRAGYINAVTLDQVKAAAKKLLTAEPTIMVVGPPLAGAGKG
- a CDS encoding pitrilysin family protein, coding for MTFQAEWLRTTLLATSLAFTLTGSALADSAVPPGTKPAEFRVTDFLLDNGMEVVVIPDHRAPIVTHMVWYKIGSADEPPGKSGIAHFFEHLMFKATTHHAAGEFDRAVSDIGGSNNAFTSYDYTAFHETVAPSALELMMSFEADRMRNLILTDDVIKTERDVILEERRSRIDNNPQAVLDEEVDATLWQNQPYRIPVIGWMQEMEQLNRIDATAFYDKYYRPNNAVLIVAGDVEPGTVKALAEKTYGKVARGPDLPPRIRPVEPEQNTKRTVTLTDARVSVPSFSTQWVVPSYHTAKPGEAEALDLLAEILGGGNRSRLYQALVVQQGIASSAGAFFQGTMLDDTNFTVYGAPRGDAKLADVEAAVDAEVARIASAGVTADELEKAKDRYIRSMVFARDKQDSMAQIYGSTLATGGNVQDVQQWPDRIRKVTADEVKAAAARYLVLARSTTGYLLPQQQAGN
- the rsmD gene encoding 16S rRNA (guanine(966)-N(2))-methyltransferase RsmD, translating into MRIVGGEFRGRPLATPRSSTIRPTTDRTREAVFNVLAHRYGGQLDGARVLDLFAGTGALGLEALSRGASYGVFIEESAEGRGLIRDNVEAFGLTGRTKIFRRDATGLGEAGTLAPFGLVFADPPYGKGLGERALQSAKAGGWLRPGALCVVEETAAVPFEPGPGFSVLDERNYGETIIRFIEAA